Part of the Marinobacterium rhizophilum genome is shown below.
AAAAACTGGAGAGCCTGTATCAGGAACCCGGTCTGCAGGCGGCATTCAGTTCCGCTCAGCCCGAACCACTATGTGACCGCGCCGTGCTGACCTGCGAACCCTGACAGGACGACAGCGCACGGCCGCGCCATGACCGTCACCCTCCACACAGCCCTGTTCGTACTTGAACCCGCCTGACGCCGACCTGGCGCAGTCTGCCGGGCGCTGCTGGCGCCTGGCAGGCCGAGTCGACACAGGGCAGTGGGAAAGGGCGTATAATGCGCGCGTACTCAGCGCCCTTATTCTGTTACAGGAGTTCAGATCCTTGGCCGCCCTCACGCTGTTTTTTCGCGAACTCTTTCTCGAGATTCGCATGGTTTCCCTTACCCTGTTCAAGATCATGATCCCGGTTATCCTGGCGGTAAAGCTGCTGGAATACATGGGCGGCGTTGAGCTGCTGGGCCAGTTGCTGGGGCCGCTGATGGCGCTGATCGGCTTGCCGGAGTCCATGGGGCTGGTGTGGGCTGCGACCATGGCCAGTAATATCTACGCCGGCATGATCGTGTTCTTCACCCAGCCGCAGCAGGAAGCGCTGACGGTGGCACAGGTGACGGTACTGGCCGGCCTGATGCTGATGGCCCACGGCTTGCCCATCGAGGCGCGCATTGCACAAAAGGCCGGGGTGCGGCTGGGGCCGACGTTGCTGCTGCGCATCGGCGGCGGATTCCTGTTCGCGTTCGCCTTGCACCTCATCTACGGCCAGGGCGGCTGGCTGCAGCAGCCGAACGAGTTGTTGTGGCAGCCGGCGGCGGTGGATACGAGCCTCAGCGGCTGGTTGTGGACGCAGGGACAGAGCCTGCTGATGGTGCAGCTGGTGATTATCCTGTTGCTGACGGCGCTGAAAATTCTGCGCCTTGTCGGCGTTGAGCGGCTGATGTTCTGGCTGTTGCAGCCGCTGCTGCGTCTGCTCGGGATCGGTACCCAGGCCACTACCATTACCATCGTCGGTGTGACCCTGGGGCTGTCGTTCGGGGGCGGGCTACTGATCAAGGAAGCCCAGACCGGTGATATATCCAAACGGGATGTATTTGCATCCATGGCGTTTCTTGGCCTGTGTCACAGCCTGATCGAGGACACCCTGCTGGTGATGCTGCTCGGTGCACACCTGTCCGGCATTCTCTGGTTTCGCCTGGCGTTTTCCCTCATCTGCATTGCGCTGCTGACACGCTGGATGGACAGGCGCAGCCCCGCGTTTCATCAGCGCTATCTGGTCAGGCCGGATTAACGCTTTTCGCATGGTAAGGGTGGCGGAAGTTGTTACACTGTTGCCGCTTGCTGGTTTGACTATTCGGTCAAATTAAACTTTGAGAATCTTATGGACGAGTCAACCAAAAAAGGCGTGATATTCGCACTGACGGCCTACATCCTCTGGGGTATAGCGCCGGTGTACTTCAAGCAGATGCAGACAATTGCCGCGCCGGAAATTCTGGCACACCGGATTGTCTGGTCCTTTGTGCTTACGCTGGGGCTGATTGCGCTGTTCAACAAGCGCGAACTGCTGATGGCCGCCCTGAGATCCGGTCGCGCGCGCTGGGCGCTTATGGCCTCCACCACGCTGATCGCCATTAACTGGGGCGTGTTTATCTGGGCGGTGAACAACAATTACATGCTGGACGTGAGCCTGGGGTATTACGTCAACCCGCTGATCAATATCCTGCTGGGTATGCTGTTCTTTCGCGAGCGGCTCGACCGGGTGCGTACCATCGCGGCGATCCTGTGCCTGGCGGCGGTGGTGTTTGAAGTGGTGCAGTTTGGTCGCCTGCCCTGGATTGCACTGGTGGTGGGTTGCAGCTTTGCCTTCTATGGCCTGGTGCGCAAGAAACTCGGCGTCGACAGCTTCACCGGCATGGCGCTGGAAACCGGCCTGCTGCTGCCGGTGGCCATGGGCTATCTGCTGTTGACCAGTAGCCCCACCAGCAACCTGTTAGAAAATTCCGGCTGGACCAACCTGCTGCTGTTCGCCGCAGGCCCCGTCACCATGGTGCCGCTGATGTGCTTTGCCGCGGCGGCCAACCGCATCAGCCTTACAGCACTGGGTTTCTTCCAGTACATCGGCCCCAGCGGCATGTTCCTGCTGGCGGTGTTTGTCTACGACGAACCCCTGGGTCCGGAAAAGCTGGTGACCTTCGGCCTGATCTGGCTGGCGCTGATCATCCTGACGCTGGACTCGCTGCGCAAGATGCACCGCAGGCGCGCCCTGCAGCCATCCTGATCCCGGCGCCATGAAAAAAGCCCGCGCTCCTTCTGGAGTGCGGGCTTTTTTACAGCCTGCCGATGATGATCTGGCCGTCAGTAATCAGCCTTCACGAATCACGAATCACGAATCACGAACCACCAATGCCCAATCAGAGCGCTTCGACCCTGGCGCGTTTGCAGGGATTGTCGCCTGTGACTTTTGTGCATGGCAGGCTGCAAAATTGTAATTTGCCGTGATAGTCGTATTTGTTTCTGATAAGCCGAGCTTCTTTCGCCTTATTCAGGACAGTACAACACTATGACGCGTTACGACGTTCGTATCGAGCATGACCTTATCGGTGAGCTGGAGGTGCCCGCTGGCGCACTGTTTGGCGTGCAAACCCAGCGGGCCATCAAGCTGTATCCACTCAACGGCGAGAAGCCGCTGTCGGCCTATCCCGAGTTGCTGCGCGGATTGCTGCGGGTGAAAAGGGTGGCCGCGCACACCAACATGCTGACCGGTGAACTGGACAGGGAACTGGGCCAGGCGATCATTGACGCTGTCGACCAGTTGCTTGAACAGAGCCCGCCTGAGTACTTTCCGGTGCATGCCTTTCACGGCGGCGGCGGCATATCCAGTAACATGAATGTCAATGAGGTCATCGCCAACCTGGCCAATCGCGATGCCTTCGGCAAGCCCCTGGGAACTTACTCGCCCATTCATCCCAATGATCATGTGAACCTGAACAATTCCACCAGTGATGCCTTGAGCACGGCTTGTCACCTGGCTGTGATCAGCACATGGTCGTCGCTGGAAGCGGCGCTGGGTGAGCTGATCGAGACCCTGGATGCACAGGCATTGCGGTTGCAGCAGGTGCTGAAAATATCCCGGACCTGCCTGCAGGACGCCGTTGAAATCAGCTTTGCCGACATGCTCGGGGGTTATTCCTCCCTGGTGAAGCGCAACCGCCGGCGCCTGACAACGGATGTGGATGCGCTCCATGCCGTGAATCTGGGTGGCAACATTATTGGCCGGCGCGGTGACTGTGCGGATGCTTTTTTTGAGCGCTGCATCGCGGAAATGAATCGGCAGATGGCCAGTGAGCGCTTTGAACACACAGATAACCTGTTTGACAGCTCGCAGAATCACGACAAGCTGGTGCGCGTTTCGGCAGGGATTGATCAGCTATCCCGCGCTTTGCTAAAGATTGCCAAGGACTTCAGGCTCATGGCTTCCGGGCCACAGACCGGCTTTGGGGAAATATCGTTGCCCGCCGTGCAGCCGGGTTCCTCGGCCATGCCTGGCAAGGTGAATCCGACCATCGCCGAGTACCTGGTGCAGTGCTGCATGCAGGTCTGCGGCCATTGTTATTCGGTGCAGATGACCCAGGATCATGGCGAGCTGGACTACACGCCCTGGCAGTCCATCGTGATCAACAACCTGCTGGACGGCATGACCTGCCTTGAAAGCGGTATCAGGGCCTTTAGCCGCCATTGCCTGGAGGGCATTGAACCCAATCTCGAGCGCAATGCCGCCAACGTCAATAGCCTGATTCCCACCGTCATGCGGCTCAAGAAAGCGCGGGGGTATTCCTATGCGTCCCGCATTTATAAGGAAACCGGCGGTGAGCTGGAGCTGATTCGCCAGCACCTGGATGAATAGGGCCGTCGCGGGCTTGGCTGTGCCGTCGGCTGCAAGGATGAGTTTTTTGCAGCCCGGCATACCCTAATGTCAATTGTGCTTAACCCCCCTCACTTTTATGCTCGCTTGCAACGATAAGGGGTATCGGCAGACACCGCAGGGCGGGGCCTGATACTTCTGATTTTCGACTCTCCCGGCCACTCTGGCGGGAGCTGTTCGAGCGAGCCTCTAAACGATCGATAGTGCTAAGCGGAGCATCAGATGGACACTACAAAAAGCATCCCCCTGTCCTGGGCCAATGACTGGCTGCAACAGGCTAAACATCAGTATATCGACGGACAATGGGTGGCCGGTGCGAGCCAGGACAGCTGGGTCGTCAGCAATCCTGCGAACCGCCAGACGCTGTGCAGCTTTGCCATGGCCGATGCCGAACAGATTGAGTACACAGCGCAAGTCGCCCATGAGCGCCACCTGGACGGTACCTGGTCCAAGGTCAGTCGCACGCAGCGCGCCACTATGCTGCGCCAGATTGCCAGCCTGATTCGTGAAAATACCGAAAAGCTGGCGGTGCTGGAAACTCTGGCCAACGGCAAGCTGTTTACAGAATCCATGGCCGATGACATTCCGACCTGTGCCGATATATTCGACTATTACGCTGGCTGGACCGACAAGTTTTACGGTGAAACCTCACCGGTGGATGATGGCTTCCTGAACTACACCCTGAAGGAACCCGTTGGCGTATGCGGCCTGATCGCACCCTGGAACTTCCCGCTGTACCAGGCGAGCCTGAAAATAGCGCCGGCGCTGGCCATGGGCAATACCGTTATTATCAAACCCTCCGAATATACGCCGCTGACGGTGATTTACCTGATGGAGCTGATTGATCGTCACCTTGACTTCCCCAGGGGCGTGATCAACATGCTGCTGACCGACGGCAAGATGGCGAATCAGCTGACCCTGAGTGACAACGTGCACAAGATCTCCTTTACCGGCAGCACCGGTGTGGGGCGCAAGATCGTACAGAACTCCGGCGGCTCAAACCTGAAGGCGACAACGCTGGAACTGGGTGGCAAGTCCCCCTGCATTTTCTTCGAGGATACGCCTGATCTCGAAGGGGCCATCGACCGCGCCTTCACCGTGATGTTTTCCCACAAGGGTGAGAAGTGTTCCGAGCCGACCCGTTTCCTGATCCACGACAGCCTATACGACCAGGTGCTCGCGGCGCTGGTCGAAAAAGCCAATGCGGTGAAGTGCGGTAACCCGTTCGACGCGGACGTTACTCAGGGGCCGCAGTGCAACGAAGCCCAGTTCAACAAGATCATGGAGTACATCGAGATCGGCAAAACGGAAGCCGAACTGGTGGCCGGTGGTTATGCCGATACCGAGGGTGACAACGCCAACGGCTACTTTATTCGTCCGACCATCTTTTCCAATGTGGATCAAAACGCACGCATAGCCCAGGAAGAGATCTTTGGGCCCGTGCTGTGCTGTACAAGATTCCACACCACGGAAGAAGCGGTGGCCATGGCCAATGGTACGGCCTTTGGCCTGGCGGCGGGGATCTATACCGCCAATGTTGGCCGTGCCCATCGTGTGGCGGAACAGATTGACGCCGGCATGCTCTTTATCAACCGCTATGGCTGCTATGGCCTGAGCAGCCCCTTCGGCGGCTTCAAGCAGAGCGGTTGGGGCAAGGAAATGGCGATCCATTCGCTGTCGTCCTACACCAAGACCAAGTGTGTCTGGGTGTATTTCGGCGACGTCTGACGCAGGGGCTCAAAAGGCGCTTCGGCGCCTTTATGCATTTGGATTGCAGCGGCTGCATGTAGTTGCGTTCAAACGCCCGGAGCGCGAGATCTGACCGTCTGTTACCTGGTCATTAAAGTCTCGTGCGCTTTAATTGGCGGCCTGATTCATGCCTGCTGCAGCGAAATGATCGTGCTTTTGATGATTACATTTTTTCATGGTGGCGGACGTTTATGTCATTTTTGTTTCGGCAGAGGTTACGGCAATATTGCCCCGATTCAAAAAAACTGGACGTCAGCCTCTCTGACTTACAACAATAACTCGGGGGAGATATGAAGAATATCCGACCAATAACGTTCTGGCCCGCATTCGCATGTCTGGCCCTGACGATCATTTATACGATTCTGGATGAGAAGAATTTCATTGCAGCCACTTCGGCGCTGAATTCTTTGATTATTGCCAATCTGTCCTGGCTCTTTAACCTTAGCGCCCTGTCGATGGTTTTTGTAGCCGCCTATGCTTTTGTTGCACCGGTTGGCCGAGTGCGTATTGGTGGGGAAAGCGCTACAG
Proteins encoded:
- a CDS encoding aldehyde dehydrogenase family protein, whose amino-acid sequence is MDTTKSIPLSWANDWLQQAKHQYIDGQWVAGASQDSWVVSNPANRQTLCSFAMADAEQIEYTAQVAHERHLDGTWSKVSRTQRATMLRQIASLIRENTEKLAVLETLANGKLFTESMADDIPTCADIFDYYAGWTDKFYGETSPVDDGFLNYTLKEPVGVCGLIAPWNFPLYQASLKIAPALAMGNTVIIKPSEYTPLTVIYLMELIDRHLDFPRGVINMLLTDGKMANQLTLSDNVHKISFTGSTGVGRKIVQNSGGSNLKATTLELGGKSPCIFFEDTPDLEGAIDRAFTVMFSHKGEKCSEPTRFLIHDSLYDQVLAALVEKANAVKCGNPFDADVTQGPQCNEAQFNKIMEYIEIGKTEAELVAGGYADTEGDNANGYFIRPTIFSNVDQNARIAQEEIFGPVLCCTRFHTTEEAVAMANGTAFGLAAGIYTANVGRAHRVAEQIDAGMLFINRYGCYGLSSPFGGFKQSGWGKEMAIHSLSSYTKTKCVWVYFGDV
- the rarD gene encoding EamA family transporter RarD: MDESTKKGVIFALTAYILWGIAPVYFKQMQTIAAPEILAHRIVWSFVLTLGLIALFNKRELLMAALRSGRARWALMASTTLIAINWGVFIWAVNNNYMLDVSLGYYVNPLINILLGMLFFRERLDRVRTIAAILCLAAVVFEVVQFGRLPWIALVVGCSFAFYGLVRKKLGVDSFTGMALETGLLLPVAMGYLLLTSSPTSNLLENSGWTNLLLFAAGPVTMVPLMCFAAAANRISLTALGFFQYIGPSGMFLLAVFVYDEPLGPEKLVTFGLIWLALIILTLDSLRKMHRRRALQPS
- a CDS encoding lyase family protein encodes the protein MTRYDVRIEHDLIGELEVPAGALFGVQTQRAIKLYPLNGEKPLSAYPELLRGLLRVKRVAAHTNMLTGELDRELGQAIIDAVDQLLEQSPPEYFPVHAFHGGGGISSNMNVNEVIANLANRDAFGKPLGTYSPIHPNDHVNLNNSTSDALSTACHLAVISTWSSLEAALGELIETLDAQALRLQQVLKISRTCLQDAVEISFADMLGGYSSLVKRNRRRLTTDVDALHAVNLGGNIIGRRGDCADAFFERCIAEMNRQMASERFEHTDNLFDSSQNHDKLVRVSAGIDQLSRALLKIAKDFRLMASGPQTGFGEISLPAVQPGSSAMPGKVNPTIAEYLVQCCMQVCGHCYSVQMTQDHGELDYTPWQSIVINNLLDGMTCLESGIRAFSRHCLEGIEPNLERNAANVNSLIPTVMRLKKARGYSYASRIYKETGGELELIRQHLDE